TCCTGATGGGACGCCCTACAAATCAAGCAGCCCTCTTATTACTACTAGTTTTACAGGTGACTGTTATTTGTTGATTGTTGATAATGCCCTgataaagaaggaaaacaaagcTTTCTGAGACTCAACCATGGCCTCTCATAATAGTAATGATGTGGACCAATCATTGTTTGAATCTACAATACTTGTGTCGGTAAGTAGTTTTCCCGTGTGATTTGAAGCATAACTCTTGTTTGAGAATTGATCTTTTAACAGGTTATattgttgtgattgttataGGTTTGGTATGACTTTAATTGTGTAGGACATGTGGTTTTGGACTTTTACATCATGCGTGAGCCCCAAATGAATTAGGTCTTGGTTCCTATTCTGCCTTGCCAAATATTATTAGAGAATTTAATTTACTAATTTACTAATTTACGGTGGCGATAAAAAATGGTTTGGTCGAATAATTAGTGAATTTCGTAAAGAGATCAAAACAAGACCTTTTTTCATCACATGAGTAACATTGATCTATGACCCAAAACACATGAATGATTTGTGCAATTTAGCCTTAAAAAAGCACTTTGATGGACAACATCAAGAAGTCTCTTTCTATGTATCATcaatttagtttttcttttggattgAATGAGACACATTAtaacaaaagaacaagaaataCAAAGCCCAACAACGATGTCCAAATAAAAGCTGGGCCACACTAAACAGAGCCCATAAAGGAGCACAAGCAAAGCCACAAAATTTgaccaaaattaaaagaaaagaagaggaggaacAAAGCCCAGCACctatcaaaaaagaaaattccaaaaaatacaaaccaaAGTGACACCCACGAGAGGTAACCAACGAGATCTAATCtagtgaagaagaaaaaaaaccttcaATTACAGATTAGTAGTCTCAGGTTCGAATTCCCACAGTATTTTGGCAAAGATTACTACTAAacgaaccttaaaattaactgagcaCACCCTATGATCTAAGCATatcctaatattttaatcaaaatgtaaaattaactaagtacacccctACATCTTAATACACACTATCACACAATACCCTAATGCCAATCCTAAGTAGTTAATTATGAGTAGTTAATTCAACAAATGAAACAGACCTAGTTCATAATAGGCCAAGAAATTGACAAATTCCTTATAATCTTTGGAAAAACAGAATCAGAcccaaattaaaatacacaGAGATAGGACAGGAAACAAGAACAGACTGTTTACACTTATACCCGAGATCCAAGAAAAGAATATGGGGTGAGCCCAAGACGAAGATCAAAGAGGCCAAGAAATCACACTTTCCTCTGCTTCTTTTTGGTTCATCtgtgaccccaaaaaaaaaagaccacGATTACTCCTGTAGTATCAATGGAATTCCCCCCCCCCCTTTTAGATATCAATAATTATATTGCTTGAATTCATTAGCAATCATAATCAGCCAACAAAGATCAGTGGATCTGGGGATGAAATGATCGAACCATTGAAGTCTACAACAGTAAAGGGTACTGCAAAATAATGGGCTTGATTATcaaattctctctctgttcTTCTTTGCGACTCTAGCAGACTTGAATACTTCCAATCCAATCCCATTCTCCTCTGTCCtccttcctctttctctttcttttatgtttgatTAGAGTCGAATATGGTGAATACGGTGTACTTCTTAAAATTATACAGGAGCTCATAGATCAACATCAGCAGTCTCTCAAACTGAAATGCCAGTACCCCCTTGGCTTTAGCCTTAAGATGAAACTTCAGAACAATAAGATAAAGGAAGTCTTATCCAAGCCCTCCCACAAGTCAACATTAAAAAATGTGGGCGGAAATAAGATTCTAAGGCAGCATGGCTTTTCTGTTAATCCATAATTAATCAACTTAATTAGACTTCATATTagtaaattaatttttctcaTAAACTAAAAGATTAAGTCCCAAATCATTGGTTCAATGTACTGCCGCGTACATGGTGGTCAATGGTAGCTACACTATAATTAGACGTGTCAACCGCTAACTAATCAGATTCAAACACGGACCCCTTAAATTCTGAATGCCTGACTTATAGTAAACATTGTTGATTTATGGTCAACAGCCCATGTGACATGTGATAAAAAGTTCTTCAGCTTAAACCTAACAAAAAACctaatcaaatatataataatttagattaaGATTATTATATAATCTAAACATATCAAAAGCATCAAACAGTCGGCAGCTTTAAGCTACTAAGGGTGCGACAAAAGCATAAAAGAATATTAAACAGGATTAAATATGAGCCACTagatttattaaataaaacaaactaaaTAATTAGAATTTAGACATTTACAATTCTCAAAGCCTTTCATTTGGGGCTAAAAGAATAAGATGCGGtaaaggaggagaagaaatttACAAGTgaaaatttcactaaaaatCCCTCCCTACCCTCGTTTCACTCTTTCCTCATATAAACAGAtaggtttgtttatttttctcactTAACTTGTAGCATAAGCACTCTTCCTCTCGGATCTTTACTTCACTGCTTTTATATCGATAACGTCGAGAAAAAGGGtagggaaaaagataaagtaTACTGCTGAGTGTGATTTTGACTCGAAATTTGAGTGTGTATGAATGTAGAATTTTAGGTTTTGTGTAACCTTTTTTACCTACGCTCTCTTCTGCTGTTGCAGTTGCAGTTGCTGCTGCCGATTCTGGTACAGTTTTACTAGGAGTTCGGCGTAGAGAACCTCATTCCATGCATCAGGAACACCAGGAAGGCACCAATGGCTGCAATCCTGGAAGCTCTTTGGTGATCTCCTCTCTGCATCGGACAGGTGTTGCTTTCGGTAGATTGATGGGTGACCATCCTTCCGGAAATCGGTCATTCTAGTGATGTTGAGATAAGTGACATGGGTTTTCATGTTTCTCAACACCTTCTCCAGTACCAGCATCTTAGGGGGGTATGGCCTCAGATACGTCTCGTTGGAGATGGGAAGAGTCTCACTGTCACATTGGCCACCAGAATTCCACTGCCCACCACTGTCAGGAGAGAAACACAAATCGTTATTATTGTGTCTCTGCATTTAATATTCTCAAGTATAAACACATTTAGGAGGAAACATCAAATAGAACATTCATACACTTTAAATTGGATTACTTCAAGCTTACCTGAAATGGGAAGCAGAATAACCACGAAAGAAGACGATACTTTTCCTTGGATTAATTTTGGCATCAACCCATCTGGCCCATGTAGTTAAAGCTTTCCGAAATGCCTCCAGAACATTCAGTTCACCATAAACATGGCTACCTTCTTGGTAATAGTCTTTCCTGAAATTTTGAATGCTATTTTAGTCCCAACTACAAACCAAAGAATAATTTGAAACCACTTTGAACAtcaaaatagtaataaacaTACCCTTTGGAGGTTTTCTCATGAGTCCACCAGTGTCCAGTGTTGAAGATGACGATATCTGCATCTTTATATAGATCAGATGATCTCCCTACTAAGTCGAGACGAAgtgtctctctctttgatcCATCTTTTTCTGGCATTTCCCATTCTCGAACTAAGAAGGGAGACACAAAGAACTCCACCGTGCAATTATAGTCCTGCCAAGTTTCACTAAATTAAGGATATGTTGCTGCACAATCCAATAAGAATAACTTGAATAATTGAATAAACCTACTTTGAATATGAAGGAGTATGAAGCTTCGCCACGAAAATGGGTTCTTCCGTTTGCTTCGAAGACCTTGCTTTTATCTTTGGCTGAGTTTCTCAGGATGCAAACCAGAGACTCCCACATATTCCTGTTCAGCGAATCACCAACGAAAACAAAGCGCTTTCCTCGCAACAACTCCAACATATGACTTCCATCCAAcctggttttaaaaaaacatttcaatATGGATAAGTCTTAGTCAagcaaaacccagaaaactAAGTCATGGATCGATTTCAATAGAGatataaaacaaaacccacaactGATGAATAGTCAGCAATCACAAAAAGATgccaaaattgtaaaattgaCAACAGATCAGTATGAATTTCGATCTATCAAAACCCAATAACCCTTCATCCAAAACTAAGAACTTTGCAGGCAATCAAAACATACGCATCTCAAAACAGCACATCAAAAGCCAATCCAAATACCATCTTTTACATAAAGAAAACATGGCAATTAAAGCATCAAAGTTCAAAATCAAAAACTGCAATTTGGCCACATACCTTGGCAGAGTGCAATCCTTAGGCTTCCATTTGAATTTCTGAAAATCCTTATCAGGCCTACCATTAAGAATGCAATTGAATTGCTCATCAATCAGAGGACAAGACCCGGGTTTGTATAGAGGGTATGAATCATCCTTCACCCATTCCCCATGTAATATATCACAATTCATCAAAGACTTCACCAAATCATCATTCCCCTGCTTCCCCTTCTTCACCGACACACCAGAATTTGTTTCATTGCTCTGTTTCTTCAACACAGAAGCAGTATAATTCGATTCCACTCCCTTCTGTGCAACACTCTTCTCCGGAGAACCCGATTGCGGTGCCGAATTCGAGCTTTTATTACCCGCCGCCGCCACCGGGGTTTTCGGGGCGGCAATTGAGGTCTGATTGGCCTTAAAAACTGCGGCTTTATCAGAATTCTGGGTACTTTCAGTTTGGTTCTTCACAAGGGTGGTTGATTCAGGCTTACTAGTCGTATTCTTGGGTGTAACTAGAGGTTGTTTAGGCAGTGCAGTTGATGTCTGATTTGGGTTCAAAATTGTGGGTTGAGTTTGGTTTTTCACAAGAGGTGGTTGTTTATTCACAGAGGGAGCTTGTGCGGCGGCGGTGCTAATAGATCTAGAGGGCTCTGTTTGTGGAGCAAAAGCAACggtttgattttgttgctGTGGAGATGAAGTGCCATTGGGAaacaagaaagagaaaaatgaaCTAGAACTAGAACTGGTACTGGAACTTGTGAAGATGTTTGAGAACCAAGGAGAACCAGAGTTTGGGGAGGGGCTGAAGGCCAAGAAAACAGTGAAGGCAACAAAGGCAAACATGAACCCATAAACAAAAGCCACAGTTCTTCTGGTTTTGAGGATGGAGAAGAGGCTCTTGAGGTCTGAGAGCAAAGTTCCACCATTGATGGTTGGAAGGTGATGCTTTGTGGCCTCAGCCATGGATGTGATTGTGGAAGGAGAGGAGCCAGATGTGGGGAAAGTGGAagttgaggagagagagagagagagagatgaaagtACAAATGGTGCTGCTTctggtagagagagagagagttttgtTGTGTGAGAATTCTCAAGTGAATGAAACACTAATGAGACAGAGAAACTGAGGGGGGATATGGAGTTTTACTATGCTGGACAAAGGCATGTGAGGTCTGGGGAATATAATGTTTGACCCCGGTTTCCGGGAGTATTTACAAGACTGCCAAATGGTCTCATGCAAAAGGGTACACATAGTACATGCCGCTTAATTTAACTCCaagcaactttttttttgaaaagagtTCCAAGCAACTTCTGACACGTGGAGGGTTTAAGAAAATTGGGTAAAAAGGATGGATCTACTAGTTCTGTGAGCCAATGAGGCTGTGACATGTGGAAAGAaggataaataaaatataaagagagaaaagaagttaattaattaaacgcCGGCCTTCTTCTAACCATGTTTTGTGGCCTGATTGTTGGGTGTTGCACTTTTCTCTAATTTATAGACATGAATCTATGCACTCAACAGTCAACTCGAACTGGAAATAGTATTTGACCCTCGCATTCTGCGATCAAATCAGTGAACTCAGTAAAATTGTGTGAAGCAGTGAGCTTTGTTTTGTACCTTGAGTTCATAAATGAGGgtgtttataaattaaatagaaaaaattacaaaagaaaataaaaaaggatttATAACTCCGGATATAAATTTTAGTTATAACAAAATGAGTTATGATGATAAAAGATCATAATCACacaaaaatattgaatttagTCCTAGGTGTAAGAGAATACCAAATTAGgaaggttttctttgtttactgTCGTTTTTAAGAGGTTCAGAATGAGTAAGTTTTTAAGAAATCCGAAATAAGAAACCTCTCATAAGTGAAATGGATAACATCTTTCTCATATTGTGGGAATCAAAACCCCTCATAGActactcctcctcctcctccttcgaGCCACAAACTAAGAACTAAAATTAAAGATTACAATGGTCAAGTAAAGCATCACTAACAATAGGAGGAGACTCCTCAAACCAAGATTAGGAACTCCCAATATGTCTAGCGTAGCATATCAAATGATGAGCCACACCACTAGCTGAAATTCATTAGTAGTTGGATTATATGTGCTCCACTACTCGGTCCATTATATTCTAAAATCATATACGGGCCTATTCAAGGGTGGTTTTGCCATTTACCCTTTGATTACAACCTAGCAAacgatttcaataaattcTATGAGCATGACAGATTCATGATTCAAATTGGGGGGGGAGGGGGTGTCATGTATTTACTGGGGGCCATTAActaaaaacatacaaatttaTGTTAATATTATACAAAACATTACATTGATTGGTGAAAGCTTACTAAACGTTGTAAGGGGGCAGGACCACCTTTGGCTTAAAAATGGTTCCGCCTTTATATATGAGTGTAGCGTTCATGGACGGAACCACAGCCAAGGCTGTGGTGGGCTATAGCCTAGGTAAGTTtagaagaaataataataataaatttatatcCATATGGCTCACTACAAGAAGTCTctgccttttggttttttcattgCAAAATATGTtgtcttattattattttttgaaattatctcctgccttttttttggggtgaaatTATATGCTGCCTTTGGTAAAAGgtttttgaagaagaaaaaaaaaagcatatatGGCCCACCATCAACTACAATACATTAGAGCATTTACAATGATGCTCTCTATttcttagctaaaatttagctaaaaatataagaaagttattttaggagctatctaaaaaatttcaactccaaccatactccctaatttggagagtcataaatgctataacaATTTTTTGATTGGTCTATCtctattataaaataaaataaaaaataattagcattaaataaaggtttgaaatactcattaaataaagcagcattaaattatagggagccactaggagtcctttctctctccttagATTTAGGAGCTTCTAGAGGACTCCGTATTTTATGAGGTGGATAGAGAGCATGGTTGTAGTTGCATTTTTAtaattcctccctaaaatttatCTCAAGAGGTGGTTTAGAGAGCCCATTGTAGATGCTATTagggaaatattattttatcaagTTTATTTGTATTCCTGAAAACGGAACTGTATGTTAACCTAATTTGCCAATCTAGATTTTAAGCTGAAAATGTTATCTAGCCCATCTACCGAAAAATTCTTAGTTCCACCCTTAATAGCGCtacttttattttacaaaaattgtCTAAGAATGTAATCAACGCCTTcaccaaaaccctaaattctcTCTAAAGGTGAAATTGTGAGCTTGCACTGTAGCCGCCGCCatctccccccccccccctttctttctctttttttctctagGGGTGGGTGGCTTCTCCATCTTCCATCGTCCTCTCCTCATCtccctttctcttttcctaGTTTTCTTCCCCTCTCCTATTCTCCCCTCAGATTTGTTTGGATTTTAGGTCCTCTTGCCCAAATCTATTTGGATtttgtcttttgtttgtttgtttgtgtgttttctaTTGTAGGTCTGGTGacttttgttgttcttggaTGTGGCTTTCTATCACTGGGATGGTTGCGGCGTGGTGTTGTCGACCTAGCTTTTCTCTTTGGtttttattgtgtttttgaaGCAAGTACTGCAATTCACCGTAGATGCCATAATTTTGTTGTAGCTTTGGGTCCACTCATATGTAATTTACTCCAATTCAATGTTTGGAGTTGGAAAAGTGATTATTGCTGGTTTGTGTGGGATCGGATTTTACCTGTGCAAAATAAGAGGTTTAGCCATGTTGGTACTACGAGCCTCTTTGGTTTGCTGGAGGGAAATTGGTGCAGTGTCCttgtttctatgtttttttagTCTAATAATTCTCAGAAACTCAATAAGAATTTGATGATGTTTGTATTTAGTGTTCGACTTTTCAATGCGGATTTGCCATTACCACCGTTGTACGGTGGATCTGTATTGTAGGTTTGAGTACAGGTGCTTCTTGTTTGCCGAATTGgagtttttaagtttttctaGCATGCGTAATTCTCTCCAGatcaaaccaatttatttttgtgtttgatcACTGGAGATGTTGTACTCATATTTGACATTGCGGCTACTCTATACTTTTCTCTGtgttatcaataaaattactatcactttcaaaaaaaacaaaaaaagtctAAAAATGTGAATATCTGTTGAGAAGTCTTACCATTCGTGTTTACATCTCTTCACACattaaattaacaaattacttttaaattaaattgaattaacTTTCACACGACATTCCACGAATACGCAGATACACAACCCATTGCCAAGTCTACATTGCTTTGAATAAACATAAGAGTTGTCTATTTccctttcttatttttcttattttcccctttttccttttcatagGTGACTCAATTCTCATGTCATGccatttttctgaaaaaaaaagaaaaaaaaaagtgataaaTGTGGGGCTCCATTCCTCCATTATTTTGTAGGAGCACTATGACAGGACCATTCAATGAGGGTGCCCACATTGATTGTCATAGACTCATAATTCATAAGGCCATTGACCAATTGGGAGacgagaaaaacaaaacaaaagtaaataaataaatctccttAAAGTGGCAAAATCTGTAATTTACTAAATTTGTGGTACCCTtgagattgaaatttgaaagtgGAGTCGGCTAATGCATGCGGTTTTCCACTTCCAACTGTTCTCCAAATTTAAACATTAATCACTTTCCGCGTGGGGCCCTCAGAGTTCTCTAACAACACCCGACGGTGAGTGAAAAGTCTCTTTCTTCCCgtaaaaggaaaaaggttAAATGTGACGCGTTGGATTGGGTTGGAGGGTCCCACTAGCGACGGTGACAGAGCGGACACGACAACAAATGCCTCAGCGCTTGGATTTTGTTTTAGATTGGCATCACCGACAGATGTTGGCGTTCTTGGGGTTTGGGGAAATTGTAATCGCCATTGCCAACGCCAAATGTTGGCTGTTTGATGAGTTCCATGAAATTTTGGGATCTAGTAAATGGATTTGTgccatttatttttattctcctTCTGTCTACAACTATGCtcttaaacaaaaaaaccaaattatgAAGGACAACTGttctattaaaaaagataataatatattaaattcgcACACACTATACGAATATTAAAATTCGAATCAAGAACAATTTACTCATGATCGTTCTTACTTTCTTCCTAAATACCATACATAATATAAATCTATATAAACAATTTATAAACCAAGGAACTCACTTATTTAGTTCCTTTTTCTCGTTGTTATCCCTTCGACTAGGTTGTCTTATCATATTTGGATGCATGAAGGAAAAGTCTCTCAGAACATAATgatgttttctaatttttctaaCTCTCGAAAGGATCTTGAAAAAAGGAATATGTATGTCGACAGGAAAACAAATTAGGGTTAGTCCATCAACCCATAATGCTTCGCATGGCTTGGCGATCATGGAACCTTTTGTATTGTCACTCGTTTTTATATTAGTAAGACAATCCATTGTTGCCAACTTTTACACTTAAATTCCGAGAATGCTTTATAACTTTTAACcattgtaacaaaaaaaatacttatCTTCAAATCCCTACATTTCTGTCAATAACAGTTTGACACATGTAtagattttgttgtttttgtttttgaattttactAGATTTGTCAAACCATAATTTACGAAAAGAATGAATATCTCGTTTTAGAAGCAATATCCTTTTAacgttaaacataaatatcaTCACCCATACTTTGTTTGCTACACAACTTTTTTGGTTTATCTTTGACTTCACAAAAGGTGAGCGCTTATTAgttattacaaaaaatttcattcaattcgtaataataataataaatcaatattaAAACTATGTTTCTACATTTTAGTTTTCTCCAACTATTTTGAACGGAGGGAGAGTGGACTAGATAATTAGTTTGAAGATTGAGCTTTTAGGTCAtgcatgattatattttagggtcctatatattttattattttgagaaaaattatgATACAATACTCATACATACTATTATGTATTGTTTGAATTAGTTAAACTactatttatagaaaatattCAAGATATGACACTTGTAGGTTGATACGCCTTGCAAGATGTTCATCTTCCACTTGTGACCAATTTGGTCCCTCCAAAGTCCGGGACATTTTACAAATAATgtgaataacaaaataagtAAGGATAATAAATTTGCAGGAAATGTTTGAACGAAATGATAGTGAAAAATATTTGACAATTAAATGAGTATGGAAAGTTGTAAATAAGTAGAGAATGTGATAACATTTGTATGAAATGAGTGTgaaaatttttgaagaaatttggaggtatttatagatatattttaggggaaaaaaaaaaagggggggggggggggggggaagCAAGGATTATGTTTGAAGATCATATCCGAATGCTTAAACCTtcaaagtaaatttaggttttagccataaaaaaactttcactcttggaaaaagccaaagctttttcaaaaaatacagaaaaacgtctcaactttcaaatcaaagacatgcaaatgtaaaggattccttagaaaatctaaaaataaataaaggcaattttgtctattttgacttctttttcctttgaatttttccaaaatctcCCATTTTCAACGGGACAAATCTCCATGATCTGTCCACGCACATAAGATGAAGCCATGCACAGTAAACACCTAAGAAATAATATTGGAGAATAATGGACCAACCAACCAACACCACACCACGGACTTCACTGTCACGCATTAAATCAGAattattgaagaaaaaacattgcctttgattttgtttctatctatgctttttccaaaattaatttattattatatagtTTAAGGAAGTGATTTACACGTcaatatgttatttatttttaaagtaataAAAAGATGGGAGGAATCCGTACATTTAGACGTGGACTTGGCTGGA
Above is a genomic segment from Prunus dulcis chromosome 7, ALMONDv2, whole genome shotgun sequence containing:
- the LOC117635036 gene encoding protein trichome birefringence, which produces MAEATKHHLPTINGGTLLSDLKSLFSILKTRRTVAFVYGFMFAFVAFTVFLAFSPSPNSGSPWFSNIFTSSSTSSSSSSFFSFLFPNGTSSPQQQNQTVAFAPQTEPSRSISTAAAQAPSVNKQPPLVKNQTQPTILNPNQTSTALPKQPLVTPKNTTSKPESTTLVKNQTESTQNSDKAAVFKANQTSIAAPKTPVAAAGNKSSNSAPQSGSPEKSVAQKGVESNYTASVLKKQSNETNSGVSVKKGKQGNDDLVKSLMNCDILHGEWVKDDSYPLYKPGSCPLIDEQFNCILNGRPDKDFQKFKWKPKDCTLPRLDGSHMLELLRGKRFVFVGDSLNRNMWESLVCILRNSAKDKSKVFEANGRTHFRGEASYSFIFKDYNCTVEFFVSPFLVREWEMPEKDGSKRETLRLDLVGRSSDLYKDADIVIFNTGHWWTHEKTSKGKDYYQEGSHVYGELNVLEAFRKALTTWARWVDAKINPRKSIVFFRGYSASHFSGGQWNSGGQCDSETLPISNETYLRPYPPKMLVLEKVLRNMKTHVTYLNITRMTDFRKDGHPSIYRKQHLSDAERRSPKSFQDCSHWCLPGVPDAWNEVLYAELLVKLYQNRQQQLQLQQQKRA